The following nucleotide sequence is from Primulina tabacum isolate GXHZ01 chromosome 2, ASM2559414v2, whole genome shotgun sequence.
TTGTTCCACCTTCATCGCCATCCTTTCCTGAATTCATCCTGAAAATGTGGCAGTAATAACATGATACTATAGCGCGTGTTGTTATCTTATACACATAAAACGTCGGAGCCGGAAATTGGAAGCTGTTCCATGAGCCTAGGGTGTAAGAAAAGTTGATAACTGCATAAATCCCATAATATATCCTATCTAGTATATAAACATATacctatatatgtatatatgcatGGTCACTATTCTAATGTCTTTCACTTAATTTCTTgatgttttcaagaaaattctAACGTCAAGAAATTAAGTGAAAGCCGTTAGAATAGTGGCAATAGGCCtgccaaaaatatatatatatagatattttcAGAGGGGACAAACAATatcaaactatatatatatatatatatatatatatatatatatataaattttaatttcaatCTCAAAACGTAGATAAACCCGAGTTCTTGGAGAAAAAATACGTACCCTCCTCTAAGTTCATCGGGCCTATCCACAAAACGAAGGAAGATATCCTCAACCCTAGTTAACAAAACACCAGAAAAATCAAGTTTAGTTGTTAAATATTGGATTCAAGTCGCAACAGAACACATATGTAACAGGTTTTTCACCAACCAACCAACCAACCAACCTTCCATTGCTGGCAAAGGTACTGCTAAGCCTACCGGCCGGGGAAAACATAACAACGGCCACATCTTCACGATCCCATCTTTACGCTTGGCGTATCATTGCAAGTTAATTTCTTGCGACCCATGAAGAAAAAAGAGTAGAATTTAGAGAAAAGGGATGAGTGTTTTTTCCTTAATTTTGCCTTCACTTTTATGGGCGTTAAAAGGAGTCAACACACATTCAATTTAGAGACGAGCTCCAACATTAAATGATGTACGATGATTTGTCGTGTGTCGTGAAAAATAGTTTCACCATGAATGGAAAATCGCCTTTCGTATTTTATCGTTAAGATTTATTTTCGTACGAGTATTGACGCATTTTTAAACGGTAGTCGAATTCCAATTCTTAGAGAAAAAAGAGTAGATATTGCATGCAGCAACTATCTAAAACCaagtgtaaaaataaaaaatttgatttcaaaatatattGAAACATAGTTATGTATCGGACGTGCATGCATGTAGGGTATCTTTGATTtggataaataaaataattgagatattttaggtaaaaaaaaaaaaagtctcACAATCGAACTAAAACTAGTAATCtccttaattaatcaattaattgaGGTGTATTGCATATGGATGATGTGAAACCCTCAATATCTTCTTTTTATCAATTTCACCTCAATTAATTGATTGTTTACATTATTTACTGTAATTAGTTTGACAACTTGGCAACAAAATTAAGAACAGATCTTTTGTTAAACGGTcttacatatttttattcgtGAATTTGTGAAACGAATCTATTCTGCTGATATATATTAGGCAAACTATTAATTTcagaaatatataaatataagagTACAAAGTTTTTAATTCTATATCTTTTATTGAATGAGTTATAGTCCGACAATTATTTTCGGACaatcaattttaattgttttcgTCGAAATCCTATAATTAAATACTTGatattattatcaaaattttataattatgtgattaaaatatttattgtgtCACATACATGTGTGTTAAACgacttaattataaaattttaacaacGATATTAGtgattatatgatttttacGAGAATAACTAAAATTGATTATCCACACATAGTTATAGAACTATAATTGATTTATCGAAAGATACTTGACTAAAAATACGTAGACATTTTGCCATATATATATCAGAATCGACGTGAACACATTTCTAATTTCTAAGCAACAAAATGCAGAGAAATGTGAATTATTTGTACATGAATATCTTAGCATCTCAGCACCTCGACAGCCATACCGACTCATAAGTACAAGTGCCTTAAATctgttgagatgtttttaccAGTTAAGAATAAAGAAGACCTTGTCGAACAGATTGTCCAAATAATCTGCCAAGACTCCACCAACACTCGTGTCTGTTTCTTCGTTCCATCGGAATGGCTCAATGGATTTAGTCGCTTCCAATATTTCTTCTGTCAGAATCTTTGGTTTCGATCTCTGCAAAGTAGGCATGTCCGTCATCTCGCGACAATATTCctgcaaaaaagaaaaaagaacttCTCAGATCCTTTATTCGTTGCTGAAAATCAGCACATGTACTGGTTTCTTAAAGAAAACGTCAATAATGCTTACCTGATCAGCATGCATTTTCTTGACAAATGTTTTAAATATCCTGAAATTCTTTCCTGCATATAGTTCGTCTGATGAACGTAGGTACGTCATTTGGGCCATTTTATAATCTATCTGACCTGTTCTACTGATACCGGTTGGCCGAACATTTAGAAGTATTTGATTATAGCCTGTGCGATTATACCTCGAGAGAGCATTTTCGCCTCCAACATCAATTTTTTCAGTCCATCCATCAGTCAAGACCTGCATAAACAGTACAAGGGTAGCTTAGTACAATTCTTTCTTGGCTTTCTTGGCCAAACCTTATCACTAGGGTCTGAACCAAAAAATTCAATCAGAGCATAACATCTCTAGAAGTGATCACCCTGTTTGTTCCTATCTACGTGCTACAGTTTTTGGCATTTCTTAAACCTGGAGCTTTCAGAAAAAATCATATCTAATTTGAAAATAACTTCATTCAAGAGAAGTGATCACCCCTGTTTGTTCCTCTCTATGTGCGAAAGTTTTTATGGCAGCATATCAGTGAAATTTTAGGGCAACTTCCACATCACACGACCTCACAAACAGAGCATAACATTTCTAGAATTCGTACATAGTATATAGAAATTTCTATATTGTAAATGATAACTGAAAACTTATTGACCGGCGGAACCTGCTTAACAAGGTCTTCAGGTGCGCTTTTAGCTTCCGCTGATTGCTCCGAGTTTCTCATCTCAAGGCATGTGAAATTCAGTGTTCCATAATGCCTAGATAACATCCTGGCAATGGGACGGTATCCATCCCTGCCCTTCACGTTATAGTATCCTGATGTTAACTCACAAGCATGACTATCATCCTTGTACCACCAGTGGATACCTGAAACCTTTTATCCAAGCTACGAGCTACGGTcagattcaaatattttaatagcggaaaatatatttatcatttgtttgagttgtttatgcataagattttAAACAAGATAGGATTTTGGTTTCATGTTTCTAACAGGTTGTCCCTTCATTTGTTCAGACAATCTACATGATTTCAGAAACAAGATATAATACATGCTGAGACATAAAATTATTCTTGGAACACATTTCATGAGCTCGAACTTTTGGTATATGTGGTGTCTGACTGTTATCATAACCGATAAAATTCATGATACACAATTCCCTCTATATTTTACCAAGTAGATCTAGAGTGTTCATTTCTGAAACTTGGTTGCACAATACCCCCACAAAACATGCTCCTGCATATGTGAGTGTTAATGTGTAAAACAATTGTTGGCCTCTGTGAAATTAGCTAGAACTTTTGGAACAAGTGGTTCTGAAAATATAAAATCGCATTCAACTATTAGCTAATAGCTAGTCAATTTATCCGTTTGTGTAGCTCATATGGTTTTGAAATAAATGATCAGTTTCAGATCTTTTGATAATTAATTTCTTGTGATTTATATAGTTTGAAACTTACTTTCGCAGATAGTCTGATATTGGTTCCCTGGAAAACTTTGTTCGCCTCATCAAGAATCTGATCACCGTGTCCGAGCAGCTTGTTCGAATACCATGTCAAGAAAAACTTCCCTTTTTCTGTCAAATAAGTCCCATTTGGTCCAAAGAATACCGTTTTATCAGGTGTGTCATTGTAAGTCCCTGCATCATCTGGGAGGTCCCATTCTTCATGCCCGGCTTTGGTTGCAGCAGCTTTGAAATCTTCTTTCAAGTACTTGTCATAGCACTACGAAAATCACAGGTTTTCAGTCAAAATTGACAGGATTCAGATTACTTTATCTTATATAGTTAAGGTGTAATCCTATGTAAGTAAAACGTAACCTGGAATTCTCCAACTCCAGGGAATTTCCAGCCTTGAGTTTCTGGATAAGAAGGATATCTGAGTTCTCCTGCAGGGCCCATTCCTACTTCAATGTCTACTATTGTTCCGGAATCGAAAAATTCAGACATGTTCTCTCTGAAACTTGCCATGAAATCACTATATATCTGCATATATGTATATGGATTTCAGTAAAAAATTATGATTAGCCAGTTGAACTATTAAGAAGAGATTTAATCACAAGTATAACTTGTGCTTTTTTAGTAACCACAGTCTTTTGGAACAAGTCATTTTTTACAAGGTACCTTAATCAGTGTTCGGTTGGAATGATCACACAACAGAGCAGGCCCCTTTAAAATCACGATCATACAAAAAAGATTTAACtttgaaatgttatttttcGATTCAAGTTACCGGAATGAAGCCAATTCCAACATCAAAGAATACCAACAGGAACAGAATGTAAGTTGTCAACGCAGCAACTATACATATAATACCTCAACAGCAGTTCTCCCATCAAAGAGAGTCTGGTTATCCACACCAAGCGACAGATACTCGGGATTCCTATTCCCAGCACTGTTGGTGTAGAAGACATCTCCATTACTCTCGCCCATGGCGAGGACCCACTCCGGCAATGGAATATACACCGCGTCCCCAATATTTCCACCGCACTGGTGAAACGACATTATCGCCTGAATCTTCAACCCACATTTCTCCACAAGTGTGAACAGTTTCTTGTATGAACCCCACTCGTACTTCTTGGCACCTGCGGCTTCAATGATACCCCACCACACATCCACCATTATCCCATCCACGCCTGCTGATTTCAGTTGCATGAGTTGCTTCTCCACTTTATCAACGTCTGGGAACTCGTTCTCTCTTGTCACGATTCCTAACTGCGAGCAGTAATGCAGAAGAATGGATTAGCTTCAGAGAAGAAGGAATGTGGGTTAATTCAATCAATCAATTACCTGAAGCATCACGTAGATTGGAACGTAATTAACGAGCATGTCGTTGCCGAATTTTCTTGCTCCTTTCTTGAGGGAAGGGAAGGAGACGAGAATCGTTAGTTTATTTAATGAAATCAATTGGGTCAACAGCTAGCCTAGCAATATATTGTCCCCATTACCCCACATGCACACATAAAATATATCTATCGAGAAATCTCGAACCGCACACAAAATCGAAGAAAATGGAATGTACCAGTGCAGTAGGAGCCTCTGCTACGACGGCCTGAGGAGTGCCGTTGGCCATTCTCTGAGAGCTGAAGTTAGGAATACCCTTGACCCCCTGCAACTCCAACTTCTTCATATTACTCGGCACTCCAGCTCCGTTCTTGTTTATAGCCATTTTTTTGGGCAATCCCCCCAATTTTAGGCGACACAATAGTACTAGCCATAATTGAATATTGttgtattttttttactaaaatTTAAGAACAGTTgaatttatttgataaattgATGCATGATTCCTGAGTTGGTTGGTGTTTTCATAGTGGCGGGTAAAAGGGAGTGGGGTGgggaggaagaagaagaagaagaagaaagataTCTTGAAACAAGCTCCGGCCTTTTCTGATTTATCTTCCTACACGACCGTCCACTTTCCTTCCTTaatttgttctttttttttcatttgtaaTAAATTTAGCAAAATAAGgaaaatgttgaaaaatatatttaaaatgtgtattgaatatttgaatgtgaatatttgaatgttgaaaataagagttgtgaatattgaaaattagtgtgtgatgatgtaggtaatgatgtattttatttttggattatttgtaaagatttcctataaatagatctttcatttgtgaagaaaatcacaattgagtagagagaaaaatattataaagtgtgtagtttggtaacttttgagagtttgagatttttactttttaccataaatttttactttttcacaacacgttatcagcacgaagctctaaaagtccttcatccttttccaagctccaaacagaagaaaaaggtaacaaaagtaataatatttattttactgttatttatttattgtgtatatatttaatatataatataatgttattattaataataaaaataaatttttcaaaaacttgttataaatcctgggaggatgttaagacgacatcccacactcccggtaagggatacgacaagtataaaagcctataagatttttaaataaaatatcttatgacacatcattataataatatgatatgatatacataattatttaaatatgtctaatattatatacaccatattattaccataaaattatacaaatacatacctttatttttttatacac
It contains:
- the LOC142536751 gene encoding beta-amylase-like isoform X1, producing the protein MAINKNGAGVPSNMKKLELQGVKGIPNFSSQRMANGTPQAVVAEAPTALKGARKFGNDMLVNYVPIYVMLQLGIVTRENEFPDVDKVEKQLMQLKSAGVDGIMVDVWWGIIEAAGAKKYEWGSYKKLFTLVEKCGLKIQAIMSFHQCGGNIGDAVYIPLPEWVLAMGESNGDVFYTNSAGNRNPEYLSLGVDNQTLFDGRTAVEIYSDFMASFRENMSEFFDSGTIVDIEVGMGPAGELRYPSYPETQGWKFPGVGEFQCYDKYLKEDFKAAATKAGHEEWDLPDDAGTYNDTPDKTVFFGPNGTYLTEKGKFFLTWYSNKLLGHGDQILDEANKVFQGTNIRLSAKVSGIHWWYKDDSHACELTSGYYNVKGRDGYRPIARMLSRHYGTLNFTCLEMRNSEQSAEAKSAPEDLVKQVLTDGWTEKIDVGGENALSRYNRTGYNQILLNVRPTGISRTGQIDYKMAQMTYLRSSDELYAGKNFRIFKTFVKKMHADQEYCREMTDMPTLQRSKPKILTEEILEATKSIEPFRWNEETDTSVGGVLADYLDNLFDKVFFILNW
- the LOC142536751 gene encoding beta-amylase-like isoform X2 yields the protein MLVNYVPIYVMLQLGIVTRENEFPDVDKVEKQLMQLKSAGVDGIMVDVWWGIIEAAGAKKYEWGSYKKLFTLVEKCGLKIQAIMSFHQCGGNIGDAVYIPLPEWVLAMGESNGDVFYTNSAGNRNPEYLSLGVDNQTLFDGRTAVEIYSDFMASFRENMSEFFDSGTIVDIEVGMGPAGELRYPSYPETQGWKFPGVGEFQCYDKYLKEDFKAAATKAGHEEWDLPDDAGTYNDTPDKTVFFGPNGTYLTEKGKFFLTWYSNKLLGHGDQILDEANKVFQGTNIRLSAKVSGIHWWYKDDSHACELTSGYYNVKGRDGYRPIARMLSRHYGTLNFTCLEMRNSEQSAEAKSAPEDLVKQVLTDGWTEKIDVGGENALSRYNRTGYNQILLNVRPTGISRTGQIDYKMAQMTYLRSSDELYAGKNFRIFKTFVKKMHADQEYCREMTDMPTLQRSKPKILTEEILEATKSIEPFRWNEETDTSVGGVLADYLDNLFDKVFFILNW